The Phaseolus vulgaris cultivar G19833 chromosome 5, P. vulgaris v2.0, whole genome shotgun sequence genomic interval tccattgccaaCCGATGGGACAAGAGGTCGGGATCAATCCCCGGCATatctgaggcggaccatgcaaacgcatccagatgtctACTTATTACCTTGGCGATTTGATCCTGCGTTTCGTCGTCTAGGGCCTTTCCCAGCTTGAATGTCTTTCCGCCGATCTCCTCCGTGAGCCACTCCTTGACCAGCTGGGGCCTCctctcactggcgatgaccgccttTGCGATTCCTGACTCCCTGGTGGCCTCCAGGCGGTCGCCTTCTTCCTCTATCTCTGCGATGCTCGCCGCATCTGGCATCGCCGCATCTTCCCCAGCGATTACTTAGAGAGTTGTGCCCACTCGCCGGTCCTCCTGGCCGGGACCTGCACCAGGGGGTGGCGTTGTGCTTACATGGTACACTGATCGCCTATTtttgaggctgttttcatagcatttctttgcctccttttgaTCGGAGCGGATGGTGATgaccaccccttccattgaaGGTAGTTTAACCTTCATATCTCTAGTggagggcacagctcctatcctgttgagcgttggccttcctAGGAGGACGTTGTACGCCGAGGGGGCATTCACGACCAGGTATCTGATCTTCTCTGTTCGCGACACCGCCCCGTCTGTGAACGTCGCTCttaactcgatgtaccccctgacctccacttggtcaccaGCAAAGCCGTATAGGCAGCCCCCATACGGCCTCAGACGGTCTGGGGACAACTGTAACTTTTCAAAcgttggccagaacatcacatctgccgagctcccCTGATCGACCAGTGCTCGATGAACCATCCTTCCTGCCGTGATAAGTGAGATCAcgatgggatcgttgtcgtgaggcacgaCATCCCTGAGGTCTTCTttagtgaacgtgatgtccacatcgggcGAATGATCCTCAAAAGCCTCCACTGACATTACGGATCTAGCATACTTCTTGCGTTGTGATGCCGTACATCCGCCGCCCGAGAACCCACCCGctatggtgtggacctcgccgtggatgggcacctcgtgctgctgtccCTCGCCGCTCGCCGATTGTGGAACCGACGACTGTCCTGCCTGCTTCTCCACCAAGTAgtccttcaggaaaccattcttcacgagTTCGTCTAATTGGTGACCCAACGCTAAACAATTGTTAATACGATGTCCGAATGCTTCATGGAACTCGCACCACAATTCCTTGTGGGGTCCCAGCATTCTGTCGGACTTCTCAGGTGGCCTCAGTCTGTCGGCTATGTTAGGCACCGCTATCAGATCTTTGAGTTCCATTACGAAGTTGTGTCTCGGTGGCCTGTTCCCTTCTCTTCTCTCCTCTGCTCGACCCCTAGGCTGGGTCCTCCTTGGCTCGTAGGCGCGCTTCCTGTCCAAATGTTTCCTCTCCGTGGCGGCTTGGTGAACCCTAACGGGTTGTGTTCGTATCTGTGCTTTGGGCCGCGTGGGCGGCTTGGTGCACTTCTCATACGCCTCATCTTCTAAGGCAATGTGCTCTACTGCTCGTCGCCTTATTTCAGCGAAAGTTTTTGGGCGACTGCAGTTGAGCGTTTTACTAAAAGATCCGGGCTGTACCCCCTTCCTGAATGCATACACGATCATGGGTTCTTCCGAGGTGCCTACTTTCACCACTTGTGCCCCCAAAACAGcttatgtattccttcagg includes:
- the LOC137834076 gene encoding uncharacterized protein, giving the protein MIVYAFRKGVQPGSFSKTLNCSRPKTFAEIRRRAVEHIALEDEAYEKCTKPPTRPKAQIRTQPVRVHQAATERKHLDRKRAYEPRRTQPRGRAEERREGNRPPRHNFVMELKDLIAVPNIADRLRPPEKSDRMLGPHKELWCEFHEAFGHRINNCLALGHQLDELVKNGFLKDYLVEKQAGQSSVPQSASGEGQQHEVPIHGEVHTIAGGFSGGGCTASQRKKYARSVMSVEAFEDHSPDVDITFTKEDLRDVVPHDNDPIVISLITAGRMVHRALVDQGSSADVMFWPTFEKLQLSPDRLRPYGGCLYGFAGDQVEVRGYIELRATFTDGAVSRTEKIRYLVVNAPSAYNVLLGRPTLNRIGAVPSTRDMKVKLPSMEGVVITIRSDQKEAKKCYENSLKNRRSVYHVSTTPPPGAGPGQEDRRVGTTL